GTACGCCGTGACCATCGGCGAGGACCGGGCGCGCCTGGACGAATCCCACATGCTGATCCACGAGATCAACCTCGGTGCCACGGCAATCGGCACGGGGTTGAATGCCCCGGCCGGTTACGCGGATGCCGCGTGCCGCCATCTGGCCGACATCACTGGCCTTCCCCTCATTACTGCTGCTGACCTCATTGAGGCCACGCAGGACGTGGGTGCGTTCGTCCACCTGTCCGGCGTGCTGAAGCGCGTGGCCGTGAAACTCTCCAAGATTTGTAACGACCTCCGCTTGCTGTCTTCCGGACCGCGTGCGGGTTTGGGCGAGATCAACCTTCCGGCCGTGCAGTCCGGTTCGTCGATCATGCCCGGCAAGATCAATCCGGTGATCCCGGAAGTGGTCAGCCAGGTGGCGTATGAGGTCATCGGCAACGATGTCACAGTCACCATGGCCGCGGAGGCCGGCCAGCTCCAGCTGAACGCCTTCGAACCGATCATTGTGCACAGCCTGCACAAGAGCATCTCCCACCTGGAAGCAGCGTGCCGCACCCTTACGGCGCGCTGCGTCCGGGGCATCACTGCAAACACCGAACGGCTACGGCTTACCGTGGAGCAGTCGATCGGTCTCGTCACGGCATTGAACCCCCATATCGGCTACGCCTCCGCCACCGCTATCGCCCAGGAAGCGTTGGCAACGGGCAAGGGCGTTGCAGAACTCGTGTTGGAGCACGGTCTCCTGACCGCTGCCCAGCTGGAGGAACTGCTGAGCCCCGAGCGTCTGGCAAATCTCAGCAAATAGGCCGAAACTGGCCTGTAAGCGCTCCGACCAGCCGTCCCGCCCCATGAGGCATACCCCCACGAGGCTTTGTTCTGCGTGCCCGAATCCCTCTCCGGGCGCGCCCAGGACACCCCCAACAGGACACCCCTAAGGATTCCAATGACCAACCCCATCACGGACCACACGGTCCCGGCCCAAGCGCACGCCAGCGAGAAAGCCCTCCACCAGGAGGACTCCGGCTACCACAAGGACCTCAAGCCCCGCCAGATCCAGATGATCGCGATCGGCGGCGCGATCGGCACCGGGCTGTTCCTGGGTGCCGGCGGCCGACTCAACGCAGCTGGCCCTTCCCTTGTCATCGCGTACGCAATCTGTGGTTTCTTCGCTTTCCTGATCCTCCGCGCACTCGGTGAACTGGTTCTGCACCGCCCGTCGTCGGGTTCCTTCGTTTCCTACGCCCGTGAGTTCTACGGCGAGAAGGCCGCCTTCGTTTCAGGGTGGTTCTACTGGATCAACTGGGCCACCACCACCATCGTGGACATCACCGCCGCGGCGCTGTACATGAACTTCTTCGGAAAATACGTCGCCTGGATTGGCGCTGTTCCGCAATGGGCCTGGGCGCTGATTGCCCTGGTGGTAGTCCTTTGCCTCAACCTGGTGTCCGTGAAGGTCTTCGGCGAAATGGAGTTCTGGTTCGCGCTGATCAAGGTGGCAGCACTGGTGGCCTTCCTCCTGGTGGGCACCTACTTCGTCATCTTCGGCACACCCGTGGAAGGCCAGGAAGTCGGCTTCAGCCTCATCGCAGACAACGGCGGCGTCTTCCCCAACGGCGTCCTTCCCATGATCATCCTCATGCAGGGTGTGCTGTTCGCCTACGCATCGATTGAGCTTATCGGCACTGCAGCCGGCGAAACTGCCAACCCGGAAAAGATCATGCCCAAGGCCATCAACTCCGTGGTCATCCGCATCGCCCTCTTCTACGTTGGTTCCGTCATCCTCCTGGCCCTGTTGCTCCCGTTCACCGCATACGAGAAGGGCGTCAGCCCCTTCGTGACGTTCTTCGGCTCCATTGGTGTTGAGGGCGTGGACGTCATCATGAACCTCGTGGTGCTCACCGCGGCCTTGTCCTCACTGAACGCCGGGCTCTACTCCACGGGCCGCATCCTCCGCTCCATGTCCGTGGCCGGTTCGGCCCCGAAGTTCGCCCAGCGCATGAATAAGGCTGGCGTCCCGTACGGTGGCATCGCCATCACGGCCGGCGTTTCCCTGCTCGGCGTTCCTCTGAACTACCTGGTCCCGTCCGATGCTTTCGAGATCGTCCTCAACGTCGCATCCGTGGGCATCATCGTCACGTGGGCCACTATCGTCCTGTGCCAGATGCAGCTCAAACGATGGGCCGACAAGGGGTGGCTCAAGCGCCCGTCCTTCCGGATGTTTGGTGCCCCCTACACCGGCTGGTTGTCCTTGATCTTCCTGGCAGCTGTGCTGATCATGGTCTTCATCGAGTCCCCATTGACCATGCTGGTCACCGCGATTGCCTGCGGACTCATGGTCTGGGGCTGGTTCCTGTGCCGCAAGCAAATCCATGAGCTTGCCGCCACCCGCGACGGCTACACCGGCAGCGCCCCCGTCATCGCCAACCGCCCCCTGCCCGGCGGCGACAAGTAACAGGCAACTACCGCTAGTTCACGACGGCGGCACCCGGGTTCCGTACCAATCGGAACCCAGGTGCCGCCGTCGTACGTTAACGCACCCAACTGAGAAGGGGGCGGACACAGACATCCGATCATTCGTGGCTACTATTGGTCCATGGCTGTCACAGACGAGGCGATCAGCAAGATCAAAGACATGCTGATCCGCGGCGAACTCAAGGCCGGCGACCGACTCCCGCCGGAAAAAGAACTGAGCGAACGGCTCGGCCTTTCAAGGAGTTCATTGCGTGAGGCTGTGAAGGCCCTGGAGCTGATCCGTGTGCTGGATGTTCGCCGCGGCGATGGCACCTACGTGACAAGCCTCGACGCGAAGCTGCTCAACGAGGCCGTAGGGTTCGTCGTTGACCTGCACCAGGACCGGTCCATCCTGGAACTCTTTGAGGTCCGACGAATCCTGGAGCCCGCAACCGCACACCTGGCGGCCGCTAAAATCACGCCGGCCGAGCTGCAAGCCCTGCGAAGCACCATGGACGGCATCGACGAGAACACGGACGTCGAGGAACTCGTCGCGCATGACCTGCAATTTCACAGCATCATTACCGAGGCCGCGGGAAACGACTACCTCGGGAGCCTCTTGGAAGCACTGTCCAGCAGCACCGTGCGGGCCCGGATCTGGCGTGGACTGACGCAGGAAAAAGCTGTGGCGCACACCCTGGCGGAGCACCACGCAATTGCTGACGCCTTGGAACGCGGCGACGCTGAACTGGTGCGAGCCCTGGTCACCGTGCATATCAGCGGCGTAGAGAACTGGTTGCGGCAGGCGCTCTAATTGTCCGGCAAAGGGGTGACTGCCAAGCCGTAGGTCCGCACCGCCGTCTCCTCCAGCACAAGGTCCTGCTCCGAGGGACTCAAGGAAGACACCAGTTCCAGCAGGACATCCAGCGTCCGGCCGTACGGTGCACCCACAGTACTCACTGGCCAGTCACCGCCAATCATCAAACGCCCCGGCCCGAATGCCTCCAATGCTGTTTCAAACAGCGGCCGCAACGCATCCGCGGTGTAGTCGACTCCGGGCAAATGTAAGCCGGAAAGTTTGGCCACTGTGTTCGGCTCCCGTCCCAGCGCCAGGAAGTCTGCGCGCCATAGGTCCATGAGCGAAGGATCAGCCAGCGGCGGCTTACCCAAATGATCCAGCACAACGGTCAGTTCCGGCATCTCACGGGCGAGCCGAACCGCAGAACCCAGGTGCCGCGGAAAAGCATCGGGGATGTCCAAGGTGAGGCCGCGCCGCGCCACCAGCGCCAGCGACTCCCGAACAGGCGGAAGATCCAGGAAATCATCCCGGGGATCGTCATGCACCAGATGCCGCACTCCCCTGAAAACCGCTTGAGCCGTGAATCGGTGCAACTGCTCAGCGGCGTCAGCCGGCGCGTCCAACCTGATCCAGCCCACCACTCCGAACACCCAGGGATTCCTCGCGGCGACGGCCAACATGCTTTCGGTATCGGCAACGGAATCGTCGGCCTGCACCAGCACGGCTCCCCTGACTCCGGCAGCGTCCAACGTCTGGCGCGCCTCATCTTCGCCGAAGCTGCGGAAGAGTTCACCATGCTGCGGGCCCAGCCACGGATAGTGGCGCGCACCGCCGGTGACGAAGGTGTCCAGGGTCCACAAATGCAGGTGCGAATCAATCACCGCCCAACGCCCTCCAAAGCCTCCCACAGCTCCTCCGGCACGGTCGCCTCCATACGGGCAGCGTTGATGGAGACTTGTTCAGGAGAAGTCGCCCCGGCTGTCACGTTCACCACTGCCGGGTGCCGCAGCGGAAACTGGAGGGCCGCCGTCGGGAGTTCCACGCCGAAATCGCGGCAGACGGCCGCGAGCGCACGCGCCCGTTCCAGCACCTCCGTCGGGGCCTGGTCATAGTTGTAGTGTGCGTCTTCGGGGACGTCGGGCCGGGCCAGGAGCCCGGAGTTGTAGGCGCCAACGCTGACGACGCCGGTGCTGCGCTCGGCACAGCGTTCAAGCAGCGGGACGTCGGGCTGCTCAAGCAGCGTGTACCGTCCGGCGAGCATCAAAAGGTCCAGATCGGCGGCTTCGACGCATTCCTGGGCGGCCTCGGCGGAGTTGGTGCCCACGCCAATGGCCCGGACCAATCCCTCGGAGCGCAGCTTCTCCAGAGCAGGAAGGCCCTGTGAGATTCCGTCCTGGAGATCGTGGACATCGGGATCGTGGAGGTAGGCGATGTCCACCTGGTTCAAACCGAGCCGCTCCAGGGAGTCCTCGATGCTGCGCCGGATGCCCTTCTCGGAGAAGTCCCACACGCGTCGCATGGTGGCGGGGACGTCGAAGCCTTCGGAGTCCTGACCACCTGTGGGGTTGGGTTCCAGGAGCCGGCCTACTTTGGTGGAGATGATGAATTCCTCGCGGGGCTTGTCCCGGAGAACGGCGCCCAGTCTTTGCTCGGACAGGCCCAAGCCGTAGTGGGGCGCGGTATCGAAGTAGCGGATCCCGCTTTCCCAGGCTGCCAGGATGGTTGCGAGCGCTTCTCCGTCGGGGATGGCCCGGTAGAGGTTACCGATGCCCGCCCCGCCGAAGCCCAGTTTGCCCAGTTTTCGCAGATCGAGTGAGTTCATGGCAGTTCCCATACCCTTTGGATACCCGTATCCGCCCCGGAGTAATCGTCGTGGACCTCTAAGAGTTCAGCCATTCGGGCCTGCCATGGCACATTGGCCGGGTGGTGGGCGAGCGCATGCCGCATTTCTTGATAGTTGTCGACGTCCACTACGTGGAAGAGGTCGAGCCCGCTGCGCCAGATACGCCAGTTCCGCACTCCGGCTTCCTTGAGTGCCGCCACCAGCTCAGGGGGAATGTGCGAGTGGGCGTCAGCGTACGCCTCTTCCGTCCCTGGTTTGAGCCGTGTGTGGAGGGCGATGCTCTCAACCATTCACGGCCTCCGGCTCTGCAGCCGACGGTTTCAGGAAGAGTTCCACCACAGGTACGGCGACGTCCGGCCGCTGCACTGGCAGCTTGATGGTTAACGTCCCTGGCGGTTGGCCTCCCTGGGTCATGTTCATGGCCTGCTGTCCGGGGTTTACTTCTTTGAGGAACACCTCGGACGCGTCGTTCAGCAACTGCGCGTACTCGACCTTCCCGGCAAGGTCCGGGAGGTGGACGTACTCGAACGGCCAAGCGAACAGGTGGACGTAAAGCCTGTCACCGCGCTGCGTGTATCGCGTATCTGCCGGGGCCGTGAACTGCGAGGCCCCCGCCCCGTAGATGGCGCGCGAGTGCAGCTTCATCCAGCCGCCAATGCCTTCCAAGGATGCCAGGGCCCGAGGATCGAGGTTTCCCCTTCCGGTAGGGCCGACGTTGAGCAGCAAGTTGCCGCCCTTGGAAACACCGTCTACCAGCATGCGGATGAGCAGGTCCACGGATTTATAGTTCAGGTTGTCCCTGTCGTAGCCCCAGCTTCCGTTCAGTGTCTGGCATGCCTCCCAGGTGACCGGTTCGCCGTCGAGCATCATGGGGCCGGCGGGCTGGTACTGTTCCGGCGTGACGAAGTCTCCCGGGATTTCCAGCCGGTCGTTGACAATAATGCCGGGTTGCAGCTCCCGCACCATGGCGAGCAACGCCTCAGAATCCCAATCCTTTCGCCCCTTGCCGCCCCAGAATTCCTCTTCATGTCCACCTGTGTAGGAGAAGTCGAAGAACAGGTAGTCGATGGTTCCGTAGTTGCTCAGGAGCTCACGCACCTGACCGTGCAGGTACTCGCGGTAACGGGCCATGTCGCGTCCGGCGTTCAAGCTTTCGACGTCGGCAGCGTTGCGTTGCGGGTGTACCCCGTCAACGGTGAAGTCGGGGTGGTGCCAGTCAACGAGCGAGTGGTAGAAGCCGACCTTCAGCCCCTCGGCCTTGAGTGCTTCCACATACGGTGTGATCAGGTCACGGCCGGCGGGCGTGTTGGTGGCTTTGTAATCAGTCAAGGCTGAGTCCCACAGGCAGAAGCCGTCATGGTGCTTGGTGGTGAGGACCACGTACTTCATCCCCGCATTCCGGGCGGCGCGGGCCCATTCCCTGGGATCGTAGAGGTCCGGGTCGAAGCGTTGGAAATACTTCGAGTACTCCTCCACGGTGATTTCTTCCTGGTTCATCACCCACTCGTGCCGGGCAGGCAGGGCGTAGATGCCCCAGTGCACGAACATCCCAAAGCGTGCCTCTTCAAACCAAGGTGCGTGCTGAATCAACGGGATTCCTTCCAGATGGGGCCGTTCGGAAAACTGTAGGTGGCCAGTGTTTCACGGAGCATTTCGTTTCCTGCACCCGGCCCAGCGGGCGGCCAGTAGGCGCCGTCGTGGACCACCACGGGAGTGATGAAGTGTTCATGGAGGTGGTCCACGAACTCGATGGTCCTGTTCTCCCTGGTACCGGAGACAGCTACGAAGTCGAACATGGACAGGTGCTGCACGGCTTCGCAAAGGCCAACCCCGCCGGCGTGCGGACATACCGGCACACCGAACTTGGCAGCAAGAAGTAGTATCGCGATGTTCTCGTTCACGCCCGCTACCCTGGCGGCGTCAATCTGCAGGACTTGAAGTGAACCTGCCTGAAGCATCTGTTTGAACACCACGCGGTTCTGGACATGTTCACCGGTGGCGACGGGGATGGGCGTAACTCCACGGGAGATTGCAGCGTGGCCCAGGATGTCGTCCGGGCTGGTGGGCTCCTCAATCCAGGCGATGTCGTAGGGAGCGAGGTGGGCCATCCAGTCGATGGCTTCCTGGACGTCCCAGCGCTGGTTGGCGTCCACTGCGATCTTGATGTCGGGGCCCACAGCAGCGCGCGCAGTCCTCACGCGGCGGATGTCGTCCTCCAAGCAGGCGCCCACCTTCAACTTGATCTGGGCGAATCCGTCAGCCACGGCTTCCTTGGCCAGCCGCGTCAGTTTCTCGTCGCTGTAACCCAGCCAACCCGGCGTCGTGGTGTATGCGGGGTAACCCTCAGCGCGAAGTGCCGCTTTGCGGGCTTCGCGTCCGGGTTCGGCGGCGCGAAGTATGCTCAGGGCTTCGTCCGGAGTGAGCGCGTCCGTGAGGTACCGGAAGTCCACGAGCGCTACGAGTTCTTCGGGCGTCATACCTGCGAGCAACTCCCACAGGGGCAGACCTGCACGTTTGGCTTTCAGGTCCCACAGAGCATTGACCACCGCACCGATAGCCATGTGCATAACGCCCTTCTCCGGCCCCAGCCACCTGAGTTGGGAATCATGGGCCAACAGTTTCCAGGTGGCGCCCATGTCAGCGAGCAGTTCCTCAACGGACCGGCCGAGGATGTGCCCGCGGAGGGCATCAAGCGCCGCCGTTTCAACCTCGTTCCCGCGCCCAATCGTGAACACAAACCCGTGGCCCTCGTGCCCATCCCCGGCATCCGTGCGGATGATGAGGTACGCCGCTGAATAGTCCGGGTCCGGATTCATGGCATCGGAACCGTCCAGTTCCAAGGATGTTGGGAAGCGGACATCGAACGTTTCCACTGCGGTGATGGTGCTCATACGGCTCCTGAGGTGCGTTGCTCTATCTTTACCCGACACTAAACATCGGATGTATACCTTGTCAATGGGTCACATTTCCGTATTATGGGTAACAACACCACACTAGAGTTCGGATGTTAGTCCCGAACGCACGGAGGAAGCCATGACCTTGAAATTCGCCAGGCTGGGTACGGCCGGAAACGAACAACCGGCCGTCATCGCCCAGGACGCCGCCGGTGTTGAAAAGTACTTCAGCCTAACGGCCCTGACCCAAGACATCGACGGCGGTTTCCTCGCCTCGGACGGCATCGAA
The sequence above is a segment of the Arthrobacter sp. StoSoilB22 genome. Coding sequences within it:
- a CDS encoding amidohydrolase family protein; this encodes MIDSHLHLWTLDTFVTGGARHYPWLGPQHGELFRSFGEDEARQTLDAAGVRGAVLVQADDSVADTESMLAVAARNPWVFGVVGWIRLDAPADAAEQLHRFTAQAVFRGVRHLVHDDPRDDFLDLPPVRESLALVARRGLTLDIPDAFPRHLGSAVRLAREMPELTVVLDHLGKPPLADPSLMDLWRADFLALGREPNTVAKLSGLHLPGVDYTADALRPLFETALEAFGPGRLMIGGDWPVSTVGAPYGRTLDVLLELVSSLSPSEQDLVLEETAVRTYGLAVTPLPDN
- a CDS encoding L-rhamnose mutarotase is translated as MVESIALHTRLKPGTEEAYADAHSHIPPELVAALKEAGVRNWRIWRSGLDLFHVVDVDNYQEMRHALAHHPANVPWQARMAELLEVHDDYSGADTGIQRVWELP
- the aspA gene encoding aspartate ammonia-lyase encodes the protein MTTVDQAIPLRSEHDLLGDRNVPADAYWGVHTLRAIENFPITGQPLSTNKHLVRGLAAVKQAAARTNHELGLLDAEKAGAIEQACQDILDGMLHEQFMVDVIQGGAGTSSNMNANEVIANRALEILGHPKGEYSKLHPNDHVNLSQSTNDVYPTAVNLATIFSVKELLEALEELELAFAEKGREFRTVVKMGRTQLQDAVPMTLGQEFGGYAVTIGEDRARLDESHMLIHEINLGATAIGTGLNAPAGYADAACRHLADITGLPLITAADLIEATQDVGAFVHLSGVLKRVAVKLSKICNDLRLLSSGPRAGLGEINLPAVQSGSSIMPGKINPVIPEVVSQVAYEVIGNDVTVTMAAEAGQLQLNAFEPIIVHSLHKSISHLEAACRTLTARCVRGITANTERLRLTVEQSIGLVTALNPHIGYASATAIAQEALATGKGVAELVLEHGLLTAAQLEELLSPERLANLSK
- a CDS encoding L-fuconate dehydratase, with product MSTITAVETFDVRFPTSLELDGSDAMNPDPDYSAAYLIIRTDAGDGHEGHGFVFTIGRGNEVETAALDALRGHILGRSVEELLADMGATWKLLAHDSQLRWLGPEKGVMHMAIGAVVNALWDLKAKRAGLPLWELLAGMTPEELVALVDFRYLTDALTPDEALSILRAAEPGREARKAALRAEGYPAYTTTPGWLGYSDEKLTRLAKEAVADGFAQIKLKVGACLEDDIRRVRTARAAVGPDIKIAVDANQRWDVQEAIDWMAHLAPYDIAWIEEPTSPDDILGHAAISRGVTPIPVATGEHVQNRVVFKQMLQAGSLQVLQIDAARVAGVNENIAILLLAAKFGVPVCPHAGGVGLCEAVQHLSMFDFVAVSGTRENRTIEFVDHLHEHFITPVVVHDGAYWPPAGPGAGNEMLRETLATYSFPNGPIWKESR
- a CDS encoding aldo/keto reductase yields the protein MNSLDLRKLGKLGFGGAGIGNLYRAIPDGEALATILAAWESGIRYFDTAPHYGLGLSEQRLGAVLRDKPREEFIISTKVGRLLEPNPTGGQDSEGFDVPATMRRVWDFSEKGIRRSIEDSLERLGLNQVDIAYLHDPDVHDLQDGISQGLPALEKLRSEGLVRAIGVGTNSAEAAQECVEAADLDLLMLAGRYTLLEQPDVPLLERCAERSTGVVSVGAYNSGLLARPDVPEDAHYNYDQAPTEVLERARALAAVCRDFGVELPTAALQFPLRHPAVVNVTAGATSPEQVSINAARMEATVPEELWEALEGVGR
- a CDS encoding alpha-L-fucosidase, whose protein sequence is MIQHAPWFEEARFGMFVHWGIYALPARHEWVMNQEEITVEEYSKYFQRFDPDLYDPREWARAARNAGMKYVVLTTKHHDGFCLWDSALTDYKATNTPAGRDLITPYVEALKAEGLKVGFYHSLVDWHHPDFTVDGVHPQRNAADVESLNAGRDMARYREYLHGQVRELLSNYGTIDYLFFDFSYTGGHEEEFWGGKGRKDWDSEALLAMVRELQPGIIVNDRLEIPGDFVTPEQYQPAGPMMLDGEPVTWEACQTLNGSWGYDRDNLNYKSVDLLIRMLVDGVSKGGNLLLNVGPTGRGNLDPRALASLEGIGGWMKLHSRAIYGAGASQFTAPADTRYTQRGDRLYVHLFAWPFEYVHLPDLAGKVEYAQLLNDASEVFLKEVNPGQQAMNMTQGGQPPGTLTIKLPVQRPDVAVPVVELFLKPSAAEPEAVNG
- a CDS encoding amino acid permease, producing MTNPITDHTVPAQAHASEKALHQEDSGYHKDLKPRQIQMIAIGGAIGTGLFLGAGGRLNAAGPSLVIAYAICGFFAFLILRALGELVLHRPSSGSFVSYAREFYGEKAAFVSGWFYWINWATTTIVDITAAALYMNFFGKYVAWIGAVPQWAWALIALVVVLCLNLVSVKVFGEMEFWFALIKVAALVAFLLVGTYFVIFGTPVEGQEVGFSLIADNGGVFPNGVLPMIILMQGVLFAYASIELIGTAAGETANPEKIMPKAINSVVIRIALFYVGSVILLALLLPFTAYEKGVSPFVTFFGSIGVEGVDVIMNLVVLTAALSSLNAGLYSTGRILRSMSVAGSAPKFAQRMNKAGVPYGGIAITAGVSLLGVPLNYLVPSDAFEIVLNVASVGIIVTWATIVLCQMQLKRWADKGWLKRPSFRMFGAPYTGWLSLIFLAAVLIMVFIESPLTMLVTAIACGLMVWGWFLCRKQIHELAATRDGYTGSAPVIANRPLPGGDK
- a CDS encoding FadR/GntR family transcriptional regulator, producing MAVTDEAISKIKDMLIRGELKAGDRLPPEKELSERLGLSRSSLREAVKALELIRVLDVRRGDGTYVTSLDAKLLNEAVGFVVDLHQDRSILELFEVRRILEPATAHLAAAKITPAELQALRSTMDGIDENTDVEELVAHDLQFHSIITEAAGNDYLGSLLEALSSSTVRARIWRGLTQEKAVAHTLAEHHAIADALERGDAELVRALVTVHISGVENWLRQAL